One segment of Leptodactylus fuscus isolate aLepFus1 chromosome 7, aLepFus1.hap2, whole genome shotgun sequence DNA contains the following:
- the LOC142212890 gene encoding opsin-5-like, which yields MDVVLKDSSFQQVNTSYSIRSSDEGATVIGIYLLLLGWFSWLGNGAVICLMLRRRRTLDSQDLLTLNLAVSDAGISIFGYSRGIVELFHGLGNDDFWTCNVDGFLILLFGLISINTLTAISLLRYVKGCRPHQAYKVDKNFILVVILVIWISAIIWSGSPVLGWGSFIESNYGTCEIDWSLATSSTPYKFYVIGVFISGFFIPVMIMIFCYVSIIKAVHQSHRSSRGGDISQRQLMMERDITRVSFIICTAFVLAWSPYAVISMWSACGYRVPALTTLVATLFAKSASFYNPIIYLGLSPRFRNELCDFLCCLQQKKDLPLGCEEPLKYYKDNLRKSEDGTQTNRTTEDTMVTNSSSSQETNIVSEGLENGRI from the exons ATGGATGTGGTCCTGAAGGACAGCTCCTTCCAACAGGTCAACACTTCCTACAGTATCAGATCATCTGATGAAGGAGCCACCGTGATTGGTATTTACCTCTTGCTCCTGG GCTGGTTCTCATGGTTGGGGAACGGAGCAGTAATCTGCCTTATGTTGAGACGCAGGAGGACTTTGGACTCCCAGGATCTCCTGACGCTTAACCTTGCTGTGTCCGATGCCGGGATTTCCATTTTTGGCTATTCTCGAGGAATTGTGGAGCTATTTCATGGACTGGGAAATGATGATTTCTGGACTTGCAAT GTTGATGGCTTTCTGATCCTCCTCTTTGGCCTGATTAGTATTAATACTCTTACGGCGATCAGTCTCCTGCGCTATGTCAAGGGATGCCGAccccatcaag CTTACAAAGTGGACAAAAACTTCATTTTAGTGGTCATTCTTGTCATCTGGATTTCTGCTATTATCTGGTCTGGATCTCCGGTTCTGGGCTGGGGCAGCTTTATAG AAAGCAATTATGGCACCTGTGAAATAGATTGGTCTCTTGCCACAAGTTCCACACCGTACAAATTTTACGTCATTGGTGTCTTCATTTCGGGCTTCTTCATCCCAGTGATGATCATGATCTTCTGCTATGTGTCAATCATCAAGGCCGTTCACCAAAGTCACAGAAGTTCACGTGGTGGGGACATCAGTCAGCGGCAACTCATGATGGAACGAGACATCACACGG GTGTCATTTATTATCTGTACAGCATTTGTGCTAGCATGGTCCCCGTATGCGGTTATATCCATGTGGTCGGCCTGTGGTTACCGGGTACCAGCCCTTACCACATTGGTGGCCACACTCTTCGCCAAGTCTGCAAGTTTCTACAATCCAATCATATACTTGGGGCTTAGTCCAAGGTTTCGAAATGAACTCTGCGACTTCCTTTGCTGCCTGCAACAAAAGAAAGATCTGCCTTTAGGTTGTGAGGAACCACTAAAATACTATAAAGACAATCTAAGAAAGTCAGAGGACGGCACCCAAACCAATCGGACCACAGAGGACACAATGGTGACTAACAGCTCTTCATCACAAGAGACGAATATTGTAAGTGAAGGGTTAGAAAATGGAAGAATATGA